One genomic window of Candidatus Thermokryptus mobilis includes the following:
- a CDS encoding QcrA and Rieske domain-containing protein has translation MKKDKLSRREFVQLTGSILITSMTTSTLLILLHGCKKEDSNPVQPQDKTFTIKLREHPELSQVGGFKTFTVNSTPIIVFRTGQTTFKALSLICTHQGCTVNWVNSSMQFQCPCHGSKFDKDGNVIQGPASKNLQSYRTEYKSDTDEVVIYL, from the coding sequence ATGAAAAAAGATAAATTATCCCGCCGTGAATTCGTCCAATTGACTGGTTCAATCTTGATCACTTCAATGACAACTTCAACGCTTCTGATACTTCTTCACGGTTGTAAAAAAGAGGATTCAAACCCAGTCCAACCACAGGATAAAACCTTCACAATAAAACTGAGAGAGCATCCAGAACTTTCTCAAGTTGGCGGGTTTAAAACATTCACCGTTAATTCAACACCAATAATTGTCTTTAGAACGGGACAAACAACTTTCAAAGCTCTTTCGCTTATATGCACACATCAGGGCTGTACCGTTAACTGGGTGAATTCATCAATGCAATTCCAATGTCCATGCCATGGCTCAAAATTTGATAAAGATGGAAATGTAATCCAAGGACCAGCGAGCAAAAACCTCCAATCTTATAGAACGGAGTATAAAAGCGACACAGACGAAGTCGTGATTTACCTTTAA